Proteins co-encoded in one Cercospora beticola chromosome 7, complete sequence genomic window:
- a CDS encoding uncharacterized protein (CAZy:AA1), producing MALFSIFAAATFLASGLAAPAPAAPGEMNVAEVNATDNGPQSEIEAVMISDPNAVQDLGGPNAAQFRGPAWLPLGQALSPQLTQEQTNGRSRLGMFDAPKLPQFLQGGPISSGFPWGQRTSKQTNYYHDVPNTGVTKHYDFTITRQTIAPDGVQKDGLVVNGQYPGPTIEANWGDWIEVTVHNQLDEGTSLHWHGLLQKETPWFDGVPGVQQCPIAPGKTFTYRFRADLYGSTWYHSHYSAQLAGGLVGPMVIHGPHDNQDYDVDLGPVLLSDWYHESYFPLVEQVMAPADEKKPPPLSQNNLINGKMNYPCENSTSSTTCIPNAGVSKFSFESGKSYRLRLINAGAEGMQKFSIDGHKLIVFANDFVPIVPYETDVVTLGVGQRSDVVVKAIGKPTDSYWMRSDLGPSAFKGGCSLHDGVSPSAVAAIYYQDANRTAVPDTESAVPPSALTNCNNDPLSQTIPYFSMPVPQPTTVQNIAVTFQSNGTHNLFFMNNSTFRANYNRPVLLEAKNGETNYPAEFNVFNFGSSRSIRMVIYNHAQTGSHPMHMHGHNMYILAQGTGTWNGEITNPTNPQRRDVQILQNSASADEPTYIVVQFDADNPGVWPFHCHIAWHVSGGLYLNILERPDDIKRDMDIPGVMAQTCTDWFAFTGQEVVDQIDSGLRIRDGR from the exons ATGGCTCTATTCAGCATATTTGCGGCTGCAACATTTCTAGCCTCTGGTTTGGCAGCTCCTGCACCTGCGGCACCAGGAGAGATGAACGTAGCCGAAGTTAATGCAACCGACAATGGACCACAGAGCGAGATTGAGGCTGTGATGATCAGCGATCCAAATGCAGTACAGGACCTCG GTGGGCCGAATGCAGCACAATTCAGAGGACCTGCCTGGCTACCTCTAGGCCAAGCTCTAAGCCCGCAATTGACTCAAGAACAAACGAACGGGAGGAGCAGGCTAGGCATGTTTGATGCACCCAAACTGCCACAATTCTTGCAAGGTGGACCGATCTCTTCCGGATTTCCGTGGGGCCAGCGAACATCCAAGCAAACAAATTATTACCATGATGTCCCCAATACTGGGGTCACGAAACACTACGACTTCACAATTACACGCCAGACCATCGCTCCAGATGGAGTTCAGAAAGATGGCCTCGTTGTGAACGGCCAATATCCGGGTCCGACTATTGAAGCAAATTGGGGTGACTGGATAGAAGTCACTGTGCACAATCAGCTCGATGAGGGGACTTCATTGCACTGGCACGGACTGCTGCAAAAAGAGACGCCTTGGTTTGATGGTGTCCCAGGCGTTCAGCAGTGCCCGATCGCACCGGGAAAGACCTTCACGTATCGATTCCGAGCTGATCTGTACGGAAGTACCTGGTACCATAGCCATTACTCGGCGCAATTGGCTGGTGGTCTTGTTGGCCCGATGGTCATTCATGGACCTCACGATAACCAGGACTACGATGTCGATCTTGGCCCAGTTCTGCTCAGCGATTGGTACCACGAGAGCTACTTTCCGCTGGTCGAACAG GTCATGGCTCCAGcagacgagaagaagccgcCGCCACTCTCACAGAACAATTTGATCAATGGCAAGATGAACTATCCATGTGAGAACAGTACATCTAGCACAACATGCATACCAAACGCTGGCGTAAGCAAATTTAGCTTCGAATCTGGCAAGTCGTATCGTTTGCGATTGATTAATGCTGGTGCCGAGGGCATGCAGAAGTTCAGCATCGATGGCCACAAGCTGATAGTGTTCGCCAATGATTTCG TTCCCATCGTGCCGTATGAGACAGATGTAGTGACTCTCGGAGTCGGCCAGCGTTCTGATGTAGTCGTGAAAGCGATCGGAAAGCCCACAGACTCGTACTGGATGAGATCGGACCTGGGACCCAGCGCTTTCAAGGGAGGATGCTCTCTGCACGATGGGGTGTCGCCATCCGCCGTGGCAGCTATCTATTACCAGGACGCCAATCGCACTGCTGTGCCAGATACAGAGTCCGCCGTGCCGCCAAGTGCGCTCACTAATTGCAACAACGATCCTCTGAGCCAGACGATCCCATACTTTTCGATGCCGGTGCCGCAGCCAACCACAGTCCAGAACATCGCCGTGACATTCCAGTCAAACGGCACACACAATCTGTTCTTCATGAACAATAGCACATTCAGAGCCAACTACAACCGACCAGTACTACTTGAAGCAAAGAACGGCGAAACGAATTACCCCGCCGAATTTAATGTTTTCAACTTTGGCTCCAGCAGATCTATCCGCATGGTCATCTATAATCACGCACAAACGGGCAGTCATCCCATGCACATGCACGGCCATAACATGTACATACTCGCCCAGGGTACCGGAACCTGGAACGGCGAGATCACCAACCCCACAAATCCTCAACGACGAGATGTTCAGATACTGCAAAATAGTGCCAGCGCCGACGAACCTACCTACATTGTTGTTCAATTCGACGCGGATAATCCTGGTGTCTGGCCTTTCCACTGCCACATTGCGTGGCATGTGAGTGGAGGGCTTTATCTGAACATTCTGGAGCGACCGGATGATATCAAAAGAGATATGGATATCCCGGGAGTTATGGCGCAGACCTGTACAGACTGGTTCGCATTTACGGGACAAGAGGTTGTGGATCAGATTGATTCTGGGTTAAGGATAAGAGATGGCAGATGA